The following are encoded in a window of Variovorax paradoxus genomic DNA:
- a CDS encoding type I secretion system permease/ATPase: protein MKPPEKSGELRQAVTALRPYVVRAAWFSVCAGLLLLAPSAYMLEVYGRVLNSRNAFTLAMLTLLVLAAYGLMEVLDWARAQVMYQAAQALDQAMRNRVFVAVFDAGLMRVPGGTVQPLNDLRTLREFLYAPPLLALMEAPVSLVFVGLMFAISPVLGWSAVVGSLLQVFVGWLNDRRTRPPLVAANRCAIDAQQYADAVLRNSQVIESMGMQQDVHRRWMGKRRDFLQREAVASDHAGTSQAVSKFLQVTTGSLLLGLGAWLLLKNQLNGNAGMMVVGSILGGRALAPLVQLVTQWRVVVNAGDAWRRLDSLLGAIAPKPDTMPLPPPKGALQVESLVAGAPPGNGPALLKNVAFSLAPGEVLAVVGPSAAGKTTLARLLVGLWPAASGKVRLDGADVFAWDKRELGPHIGYLPQDVELLDGTLAENIARFGEVRPAKVKAAALAVDLHASITGLPLGYDSPVGPEGTVLSGGQRQRVALARAIYGEPALVVLDEPNSSLDDAGDAALAAAILTLKARGTTFVVMTHRTSVLAVADKMLVLSDGVMQAFGPRDEILAALRQAGDQAADRTRKAAHSAASRHRDAVASPGNAASIALQAHPRP, encoded by the coding sequence ATGAAGCCTCCGGAAAAATCGGGCGAATTGCGGCAAGCGGTGACGGCGCTGCGCCCCTACGTCGTGCGGGCGGCCTGGTTCAGCGTGTGCGCCGGCCTTCTGCTGCTGGCGCCGAGCGCGTACATGCTGGAGGTGTACGGGCGCGTGCTGAACAGCCGCAACGCGTTCACGCTGGCCATGCTGACGCTGCTGGTGCTGGCTGCCTACGGCCTCATGGAAGTGCTCGACTGGGCCCGCGCGCAGGTGATGTACCAGGCCGCGCAGGCCCTAGACCAGGCGATGCGCAACCGCGTGTTCGTCGCCGTCTTCGACGCGGGTCTCATGCGGGTGCCGGGCGGAACGGTGCAGCCGCTCAACGACCTTCGGACCTTGCGCGAATTCCTGTACGCGCCGCCGTTGCTGGCGCTCATGGAAGCGCCGGTGTCGCTGGTCTTCGTGGGGCTGATGTTCGCCATCAGCCCGGTGCTGGGATGGTCCGCTGTTGTCGGCTCGCTGCTGCAGGTGTTTGTCGGCTGGCTCAACGACCGCCGCACACGCCCGCCGCTGGTGGCGGCCAACCGGTGCGCGATCGATGCGCAGCAGTACGCCGATGCCGTGTTGAGAAACTCGCAGGTCATCGAGTCGATGGGCATGCAGCAGGACGTCCATCGCCGCTGGATGGGCAAGCGACGCGATTTCCTGCAGCGCGAGGCCGTGGCCTCGGACCACGCCGGCACCTCGCAGGCCGTCAGCAAGTTCCTGCAGGTCACCACGGGTTCGCTGTTGCTCGGACTGGGTGCCTGGCTGCTGCTGAAGAACCAGCTCAACGGCAACGCCGGAATGATGGTGGTCGGATCGATCCTGGGCGGCCGGGCCCTCGCGCCACTGGTGCAGCTCGTGACGCAATGGCGCGTGGTGGTCAACGCCGGCGATGCATGGCGGCGCCTGGACAGCCTGTTGGGCGCGATCGCCCCGAAACCGGACACGATGCCGCTGCCGCCGCCCAAGGGCGCGCTGCAGGTCGAAAGCCTCGTGGCCGGCGCGCCCCCGGGCAACGGCCCGGCCCTCCTGAAGAACGTGGCCTTCAGCCTGGCGCCCGGCGAGGTGCTGGCCGTCGTCGGTCCGTCTGCCGCGGGGAAAACGACGTTGGCGCGCCTGCTCGTCGGCCTGTGGCCCGCGGCGAGCGGCAAGGTGCGGCTGGACGGCGCCGACGTGTTCGCGTGGGACAAGCGCGAACTCGGCCCGCACATCGGCTACCTGCCCCAGGACGTGGAATTGCTCGACGGCACGCTGGCCGAGAACATCGCGCGCTTCGGGGAGGTGCGGCCGGCGAAGGTCAAGGCAGCGGCATTGGCCGTCGACCTGCACGCCAGCATCACGGGCCTTCCGCTCGGCTACGACAGCCCGGTCGGGCCCGAAGGCACCGTGCTGTCGGGCGGGCAGCGGCAGCGCGTGGCATTGGCCCGCGCGATCTATGGCGAGCCCGCGCTGGTGGTGCTCGACGAACCGAACTCGAGCCTCGACGACGCGGGCGACGCCGCCCTGGCAGCCGCCATCCTGACCCTCAAGGCGCGCGGCACGACCTTCGTCGTCATGACGCACCGCACCAGCGTGCTGGCCGTGGCGGACAAGATGCTGGTGCTGAGCGACGGCGTCATGCAGGCCTTCGGCCCGCGCGACGAGATCCTGGCGGCGCTGCGGCAGGCCGGCGACCAGGCGGCGGACCGGACACGCAAGGCAGCCCACAGCGCGGCATCGCGGCATCGCGATGCCGTCGCTTCGCCCGGCAACGCCGCGAGCATCGCGCTTCAGGCGCACCCACGGCCATGA
- a CDS encoding type I secretion system permease/ATPase, with amino-acid sequence MKTPAFFHRSELGRALWGFRREFLLVGALSFLTNLLMLAPTLYMLQIFDRVLSSQSEMTLLAVSLITLLLFGALALSEWLRSRLLVRASLRFDRQLSTRVFNGSFRAYLGQSASVAPRPFADLSQIRQFLTGQGIFALFDAPWTPIYIAVIFFLHPWLGMLALAFALVQAALAWFGQRRTVAPSEAVLQATGETMSELQGKLRNVEVLESMGMVGALQTRWNRQHAASMDKSTRAQGLVHRVAGWSKFIRYSQQSLALGAGALLVIDGQLSPGAMIAANVLMGRALAPIDQLLGAWRGFVSCRCAFQRLDRLLADFPEQPPAPSRATPTGQISLQGVFAGAAGRATPILKNISFAIPAGTVVAVLGPSGSGKSTLVKVMVGIWAASRGAVLLDGVPIGGWNRFELGPHLGYLPQDVELFGGSIAENIARLGEVDSRKVIEAASSAGLHETILHFPKGYDTPIGDAGHLLSGGQRQRIGLARALYGDPSLVVLDEPNANLDDAGEAALLRAIRELKAKGKTVLLVTHRQGAVGVADRLMVLSDGELTADGPRDAVLASLRRPPPAVRPAALVQSA; translated from the coding sequence ATGAAAACCCCTGCGTTCTTCCACCGCAGCGAGCTGGGGCGCGCGCTTTGGGGATTCCGACGGGAGTTCCTGCTCGTCGGCGCGTTGAGCTTCCTGACCAACCTGCTCATGCTCGCGCCGACCCTCTACATGCTGCAGATCTTCGACCGCGTGCTGTCCAGCCAAAGCGAGATGACCTTGCTTGCGGTGTCCCTGATCACGCTGCTGCTTTTCGGCGCACTGGCCTTGTCGGAATGGCTGCGCTCGCGCCTGCTGGTGCGGGCCAGCCTGCGCTTCGACCGGCAGCTGAGCACGCGGGTGTTCAACGGGAGCTTCCGCGCCTACCTTGGGCAGTCGGCGTCCGTCGCGCCCCGGCCGTTCGCCGACCTGAGCCAGATCCGCCAGTTCCTGACCGGCCAAGGCATCTTTGCGCTCTTCGATGCCCCCTGGACGCCGATCTACATCGCGGTGATCTTCTTTCTTCATCCCTGGCTCGGCATGCTGGCGCTGGCGTTCGCGCTGGTCCAGGCCGCCCTGGCGTGGTTCGGACAGCGGCGGACCGTTGCGCCGTCGGAAGCGGTCCTGCAAGCCACGGGCGAGACGATGAGCGAGCTGCAGGGCAAGCTTCGCAACGTCGAGGTGCTCGAGTCGATGGGCATGGTGGGCGCGCTGCAGACGCGCTGGAACCGCCAGCATGCGGCCAGCATGGACAAGAGCACTCGCGCGCAGGGCCTGGTGCATCGCGTCGCCGGCTGGAGCAAGTTCATCCGCTACAGCCAGCAGTCGCTCGCGCTGGGCGCGGGTGCGCTGCTGGTGATCGATGGCCAGTTGTCGCCGGGCGCCATGATCGCGGCGAACGTGCTGATGGGCCGCGCCCTGGCGCCGATCGACCAGCTGCTCGGCGCGTGGCGGGGCTTCGTCTCCTGCCGCTGCGCGTTCCAGCGTCTCGACAGGCTGCTGGCCGACTTCCCCGAGCAGCCCCCTGCCCCCTCCCGCGCCACACCGACCGGCCAGATCAGCCTGCAAGGCGTCTTTGCAGGGGCTGCGGGGCGCGCAACGCCCATCCTGAAGAACATCTCGTTTGCGATCCCCGCAGGCACCGTGGTCGCGGTGCTGGGGCCGTCGGGCTCGGGCAAGTCCACGCTGGTGAAGGTCATGGTGGGCATCTGGGCCGCATCGCGTGGCGCGGTGCTGCTCGATGGTGTGCCGATCGGCGGCTGGAACCGCTTCGAACTGGGTCCGCACCTGGGCTATCTGCCGCAGGACGTTGAACTGTTCGGCGGCTCCATTGCCGAGAACATCGCGCGGCTCGGCGAGGTCGACTCGCGCAAGGTCATCGAGGCGGCCAGCAGCGCCGGCCTGCACGAGACGATCCTGCACTTTCCCAAGGGCTACGACACCCCCATCGGGGACGCGGGCCACCTGCTGTCCGGCGGGCAGAGGCAGCGCATCGGACTGGCGCGGGCGCTCTATGGCGACCCGTCGCTCGTTGTTCTGGATGAACCGAATGCCAACCTCGACGACGCCGGCGAAGCCGCGCTGCTGCGCGCCATCCGGGAGTTGAAGGCCAAGGGAAAAACGGTGCTGCTGGTGACGCACCGCCAGGGCGCGGTGGGCGTGGCCGACCGCCTCATGGTGCTGAGCGACGGCGAACTGACGGCCGACGGACCGCGCGATGCCGTGCTCGCGTCGCTTCGCCGACCTCCGCCTGCGGTGCGGCCGGCGGCCCTGGTGCAGTCGGCTTGA
- a CDS encoding HlyD family type I secretion periplasmic adaptor subunit — MAQPNLLRDVTSAPSPAADERSKNADVQGLGTEFGRAGRIGVWALAAGFGGFLLWAAFAPLDEGVPSQGLVSIDTKRKAVQHQIGGILKEVRVGEGDQVQEGQLLFKLDDAAARASFETVRQRYLGFRAIQSRLLAEQGGLDTIDFHPDLQAAAKDPLIRQQMFNQEQLLRSRRAALRADLQSIEENIQGQQALSQAYTSMLGSRRTQLSLLGEELTQTRKMVAEGYAPRNRQLEMERQLAESSTSIAELIGNTGRARRSVAELRQRAIARQQEYHKEVETQQAEVSREVLGDFEKFVALRDELGRTEIRSPASGQVVALVAQTVGGVIAPGQKLMDVVPANEPLLLETRVPPHLIDRIHAGIPVDVRFTSFAHSPQLVVQGQLVSVSGDLLTDPQTNASYYLARVAVTQEGLKKLGKRSLQPGMPVEVVFKTGERSLLVYLLHPLTKRIAASMTEE, encoded by the coding sequence ATGGCCCAACCCAACCTTCTCAGAGACGTGACGTCCGCCCCCTCGCCGGCCGCAGACGAGCGATCGAAGAATGCCGATGTCCAAGGCCTCGGCACCGAGTTCGGACGCGCAGGACGGATCGGCGTGTGGGCCTTGGCCGCCGGGTTCGGCGGCTTTCTGTTGTGGGCTGCGTTTGCGCCGCTCGACGAGGGCGTGCCGAGCCAGGGGCTGGTCTCCATCGACACGAAGCGCAAGGCAGTGCAGCACCAGATCGGCGGCATCCTCAAGGAGGTGCGGGTCGGCGAAGGCGACCAGGTGCAAGAGGGCCAGTTGCTGTTCAAGCTCGACGACGCCGCGGCCAGGGCGAGCTTCGAAACCGTGCGGCAGCGCTACCTCGGGTTTCGCGCCATCCAGAGTCGCCTGCTGGCCGAACAGGGCGGGCTGGACACCATCGACTTCCATCCCGACTTGCAGGCCGCGGCCAAGGACCCGCTGATCCGCCAGCAGATGTTCAACCAGGAACAGCTGCTCCGGTCGCGCCGCGCCGCCTTGCGCGCCGACCTGCAATCGATCGAGGAAAACATCCAGGGCCAGCAGGCCTTGTCGCAGGCCTACACCAGCATGCTGGGCAGCCGCCGGACCCAGCTGTCGCTGCTCGGCGAGGAACTGACCCAGACGCGCAAGATGGTCGCCGAAGGGTATGCGCCGCGCAATCGCCAGCTGGAGATGGAACGCCAGCTCGCGGAATCGAGCACCTCCATTGCCGAGCTCATCGGCAACACGGGCCGGGCCCGGCGCTCGGTCGCCGAGCTTCGCCAGCGTGCCATTGCGAGGCAGCAGGAGTACCACAAGGAAGTGGAAACGCAGCAGGCGGAAGTCAGCCGCGAGGTGCTGGGCGACTTCGAGAAGTTCGTCGCCTTGCGCGACGAACTGGGCCGCACCGAGATCCGCTCGCCCGCTTCAGGCCAGGTGGTGGCGCTGGTGGCGCAGACCGTGGGCGGCGTGATCGCACCGGGACAGAAGCTGATGGACGTGGTGCCCGCCAACGAGCCCCTGCTGCTTGAAACGAGGGTGCCCCCGCACCTGATCGACCGCATCCACGCCGGCATTCCGGTGGACGTGCGCTTCACGAGCTTCGCCCATTCCCCGCAGCTCGTGGTGCAGGGCCAGCTGGTGTCGGTCTCGGGCGACTTGTTGACCGACCCCCAGACCAACGCGAGCTACTACCTGGCGCGGGTGGCGGTGACGCAGGAGGGCCTGAAGAAGCTGGGCAAGCGCTCGCTGCAGCCGGGCATGCCGGTCGAGGTGGTGTTCAAGACCGGCGAGCGCTCGCTGCTCGTGTATTTGCTGCATCCGCTCACCAAGCGCATCGCCGCCTCCATGACGGAAGAATGA
- a CDS encoding TolC family outer membrane protein: MKKNARAFTAVAAAAGLLCGPAWSIDLSQAYGEALAQDATIRSVRAATDARRERLPQARAQLLPNLSASVSRHRNWLDRTSPDASGQLVTSNLRYTSSSEALTLRQPLFRMYQMADYRQAQAQVDDAEAILERELQNVGVRVSGAYFEALLAEEHLALVLSQKTAYTTQFDAAQKRLGAGFGTRTDIDEARAALDLNVAQELEARQNLDFTRRQLQSLVNRPIDGLAPLDPSRMQLVRPTPDRVEDWIAQAELTSPELQSLAAQVEAAKHELDKAQAGHYPTLDAVAQWSRNDSDTITSIKTRYTNRSIGVQLTIPLYSGGYVSSTVRQALANQQRAEETLEALRRDLGVRLHREFRGVTEGVLRVKALEQAVRSAEQVVLSNQRSFEAGSRTLPDVLNADQLKVSAQRDLAQARFVYLLSRIRLQALAGGAKADVIDEINGWLTR, translated from the coding sequence GTGAAAAAGAACGCGCGGGCATTCACCGCTGTTGCCGCTGCTGCCGGCCTTCTCTGCGGGCCGGCCTGGTCGATCGACCTGTCGCAGGCGTATGGCGAAGCACTGGCCCAGGACGCGACGATCCGGTCGGTGCGGGCCGCCACGGACGCCCGGCGCGAGCGCCTGCCGCAGGCCCGCGCGCAACTGCTTCCCAACCTGTCGGCCAGCGTCTCGCGCCATCGGAACTGGCTGGACAGGACCTCGCCTGACGCCTCGGGGCAGCTCGTCACGTCCAACCTGCGCTACACCAGCAGCAGCGAGGCGCTGACCTTGAGGCAGCCCCTTTTCCGCATGTACCAGATGGCCGACTACCGCCAGGCGCAGGCGCAGGTCGACGATGCCGAGGCCATTCTGGAGCGCGAACTGCAGAACGTCGGCGTGCGGGTGAGCGGCGCTTACTTCGAAGCTTTGCTGGCCGAGGAGCATCTCGCGCTGGTGCTCTCGCAGAAGACGGCCTACACGACCCAGTTCGATGCCGCGCAGAAGCGGCTCGGCGCGGGTTTCGGCACGCGCACCGACATCGATGAAGCGCGCGCGGCACTGGACCTCAACGTGGCGCAGGAACTGGAGGCGCGCCAGAATCTGGACTTCACGCGCAGGCAACTCCAGAGCCTGGTCAATCGCCCGATCGACGGGCTCGCGCCGCTGGACCCGTCGAGGATGCAGCTCGTTCGGCCCACACCCGACCGGGTGGAAGACTGGATCGCGCAGGCCGAGCTCACCAGCCCGGAGCTTCAGTCGCTCGCTGCCCAGGTGGAAGCCGCAAAGCATGAGCTGGACAAGGCGCAGGCGGGCCACTACCCGACCCTGGACGCCGTCGCCCAGTGGTCCCGCAACGACAGCGACACGATCACCAGCATCAAGACCCGCTACACCAACCGGTCGATCGGCGTGCAGCTCACCATTCCGCTGTACTCGGGCGGCTACGTGAGTTCCACCGTGAGGCAGGCACTCGCAAACCAGCAGCGGGCCGAAGAGACCCTCGAAGCCTTGCGCCGCGACCTGGGGGTGCGGCTGCACCGCGAGTTCCGCGGCGTGACCGAAGGCGTGTTGAGGGTCAAGGCCCTGGAGCAGGCGGTGCGCTCCGCGGAGCAGGTCGTCCTGTCGAACCAGCGCTCGTTCGAGGCCGGCAGCCGCACCTTGCCTGACGTGCTGAACGCGGACCAGCTGAAGGTCTCCGCCCAGCGTGATCTGGCGCAGGCCCGTTTCGTCTACCTGCTGTCGCGGATACGGTTGCAGGCCCTCGCGGGCGGCGCCAAAGCCGACGTCATCGACGAGATCAACGGCTGGCTTACGCGCTGA
- a CDS encoding PA0069 family radical SAM protein, producing MPAAQIPIHIVKGRGAATRLAHRFSKDERDAFDDGWGTLEEGEAEAAELLPLATEVRFEDVKSVLSSNESPDIPFDRSLNPYRGCEHGCIYCFARPTHSYLNLSPGLDFETKLIAKRNLVEVLRAELGRKSYRPSNLAIGTATDCYQPIERELRLTRGVIELLSEVRHPFALVTKSSAVERDLDLIAPMAADRLAAVYVTVTTLDGELARKLEPRAAAPHRRLRTIRTLAEAGVPVGVSLAPQIPFITEDMEQVLEAAWEAGARSAFYTVVRLPWEVAPLFKEWLALHYPQRAERVMARIHEMRGGKDYDADFATRMKGSGLWADLIHQRFQKATNRLGFNRERIALDTSAFRPPGAQGQGNLF from the coding sequence ATGCCCGCCGCCCAGATTCCCATCCACATCGTCAAAGGCCGTGGCGCGGCCACGCGGCTCGCGCACCGGTTCTCCAAAGACGAGCGCGACGCCTTCGACGACGGCTGGGGCACGCTCGAAGAGGGCGAGGCCGAGGCCGCCGAACTGCTGCCGCTGGCCACCGAGGTGCGCTTCGAAGACGTGAAGTCGGTGCTCAGCAGCAACGAGTCGCCCGACATTCCGTTCGACCGCTCGCTCAACCCCTACCGCGGCTGCGAGCATGGCTGCATCTACTGCTTTGCGCGGCCCACGCACAGCTACCTGAACCTCTCGCCCGGCCTCGACTTCGAGACCAAGCTCATCGCCAAGCGCAACCTCGTCGAGGTGCTGCGCGCCGAACTCGGGCGCAAGAGCTACCGCCCCAGCAACCTCGCCATCGGCACCGCGACCGATTGCTACCAGCCCATCGAGCGCGAACTGCGGCTCACGCGCGGCGTGATCGAGCTGCTGAGCGAAGTGCGGCATCCGTTTGCGCTGGTCACCAAGTCGAGCGCCGTGGAGCGCGACCTCGACCTGATCGCGCCGATGGCGGCCGACCGGCTTGCGGCCGTGTACGTCACGGTCACCACGCTCGACGGCGAGCTGGCGCGCAAGCTCGAGCCGCGCGCCGCCGCGCCGCACCGGCGGCTGCGCACCATCCGCACGCTGGCCGAGGCCGGCGTGCCGGTGGGCGTGAGCCTGGCACCGCAGATTCCGTTCATCACCGAAGACATGGAGCAGGTGCTCGAAGCCGCCTGGGAGGCCGGCGCGCGCAGCGCCTTCTACACCGTGGTGCGCCTGCCGTGGGAGGTGGCGCCGCTCTTCAAGGAATGGCTCGCGCTGCACTACCCGCAGCGCGCCGAGCGCGTCATGGCGCGCATCCACGAGATGCGCGGCGGCAAGGACTACGACGCCGACTTCGCCACGCGCATGAAGGGCAGCGGCCTGTGGGCCGACCTGATTCATCAGCGCTTCCAGAAGGCGACGAACCGGCTGGGCTTCAACCGCGAGCGGATTGCACTCGACACCTCGGCCTTCCGGCCGCCGGGCGCACAAGGGCAGGGCAATCTGTTCTGA
- a CDS encoding GbsR/MarR family transcriptional regulator: MELTDIQRKFVLHWGEMGSMWGVNRTVSQIHALLFAHGKPMHAEELSETLGVARSNVSNSLKELQAWNLVRITHTLGDRRDYFETSVDVWELFRTVVRERKEREFDPTIRVLREIVASPDFQKEPPDAQDRIRSTMDLMTKLATWADEMLRLSPGTLDKVLTLGASVQKFVRGDSAPPPPPDKGDDPDAHHASLPMI; this comes from the coding sequence ATGGAACTCACCGACATTCAACGCAAGTTCGTTCTGCACTGGGGCGAGATGGGCTCCATGTGGGGCGTGAACCGCACGGTCTCTCAGATCCACGCCCTGCTGTTCGCGCACGGCAAGCCGATGCACGCCGAAGAGCTGTCGGAAACGCTGGGCGTGGCCCGCTCCAACGTCAGCAACAGCCTGAAGGAATTGCAGGCCTGGAACCTCGTGCGCATCACCCACACGCTGGGCGACCGGCGCGACTACTTCGAGACCAGCGTCGATGTGTGGGAGCTGTTCCGTACGGTGGTGCGCGAGCGCAAGGAGCGCGAGTTCGACCCCACCATCCGCGTGCTGCGCGAGATCGTTGCCAGCCCCGATTTCCAGAAGGAGCCGCCCGACGCGCAAGACCGCATCCGCTCCACCATGGACCTCATGACCAAGCTCGCCACCTGGGCCGACGAGATGCTGCGGCTGTCGCCCGGCACGCTCGACAAGGTGCTCACGCTCGGCGCCAGCGTGCAGAAGTTCGTGCGCGGCGACAGCGCACCGCCACCGCCCCCCGACAAGGGCGACGACCCCGATGCGCACCACGCCAGCCTGCCGATGATCTGA
- a CDS encoding thiol-disulfide oxidoreductase DCC family protein, which produces MARFAPATYPLTVYFDATCPLCTAEMGAMQARDSAGRLHLVDCSSAGFADGPAPRDALMRSLHAVDAAGQLRVGVDAIRACRAAVGLPAGGAVLDLPVVGRLADRAYAVLARNRYRLPRWLVLRLAGHGAIAPTTCADDHCKL; this is translated from the coding sequence ATGGCCCGCTTCGCCCCCGCCACCTACCCGCTCACGGTTTATTTCGACGCCACCTGCCCGCTGTGCACGGCCGAGATGGGCGCCATGCAGGCGCGCGACAGCGCCGGCCGGCTGCATCTGGTCGACTGCTCGTCCGCCGGTTTCGCGGACGGCCCGGCGCCACGGGACGCGCTGATGCGTTCGCTGCACGCGGTCGATGCCGCAGGCCAACTGCGCGTGGGCGTCGACGCCATCCGCGCCTGCCGCGCGGCGGTGGGCCTGCCGGCCGGCGGCGCCGTGCTCGACCTGCCGGTCGTCGGCCGGCTGGCCGACCGCGCCTACGCGGTGCTGGCCCGCAACCGCTACCGGCTGCCGCGCTGGCTGGTGCTGCGGCTCGCGGGGCACGGTGCGATCGCGCCAACCACCTGCGCCGACGACCACTGCAAGCTCTGA
- a CDS encoding SAM-dependent methyltransferase: MPDVFQPDFRLPGTARTTPPAVEGHVSREDTQDYFTEVADDYRAWSPSYNMHFGFWRLGLNPLRREGMLIEMNRTVGRALRLDMATTGPRCVLDLGCGAGATSRTLVGDDPALHAVTVTNVPVQNGIAARLDARAGVADRVAHVEADYTRTGLPTAQADGAWALESACYAEGTAKADFVREAARLLKPGARLVVVDGFLLRRQPGRLAGWLHRLWADSWAVPTLAVREDFIAALRAHGFEDIEVKSLRWRVAPSALHIPVLATRFTLAELWKARGKLSPWRRKHIVASYCALALGMFWRDFDYAMVSATRKADESAAA; encoded by the coding sequence ATGCCCGACGTCTTCCAGCCCGACTTCCGCCTGCCCGGCACCGCGCGCACCACGCCGCCCGCGGTCGAAGGCCACGTGAGCCGCGAGGACACGCAGGACTACTTCACCGAGGTCGCCGACGACTACCGCGCCTGGAGCCCCAGCTACAACATGCACTTCGGCTTCTGGCGCCTGGGCCTGAACCCGCTGCGGCGTGAAGGCATGCTGATCGAGATGAACCGCACCGTCGGTCGCGCACTGCGACTCGACATGGCCACCACCGGACCGCGCTGCGTGCTCGACCTCGGCTGCGGCGCTGGCGCCACCTCGCGCACGCTGGTCGGCGACGACCCTGCGCTGCATGCGGTCACCGTGACCAACGTGCCGGTGCAGAACGGCATCGCCGCGCGGCTCGACGCGCGGGCCGGCGTGGCCGATCGCGTCGCGCACGTCGAAGCCGACTACACCCGCACCGGCCTGCCCACCGCCCAGGCCGATGGCGCCTGGGCGCTCGAAAGCGCCTGCTACGCCGAAGGCACCGCCAAGGCCGACTTCGTGCGCGAGGCGGCGCGGCTGCTCAAGCCCGGCGCGCGGCTGGTGGTGGTCGACGGCTTCCTGCTGCGCCGTCAGCCGGGCCGCCTCGCAGGCTGGCTGCACCGCCTGTGGGCCGACAGCTGGGCCGTGCCCACGCTGGCCGTGCGCGAAGACTTCATTGCGGCGCTGCGCGCCCACGGCTTCGAGGACATCGAAGTGAAGTCGCTGCGCTGGCGCGTCGCGCCCAGCGCGCTGCACATTCCCGTGCTGGCCACGCGCTTCACGCTGGCCGAGCTGTGGAAGGCGCGCGGCAAGCTCAGCCCGTGGCGCCGCAAGCACATCGTGGCCAGCTACTGCGCGCTTGCGCTGGGCATGTTCTGGCGCGACTTCGACTACGCCATGGTGAGCGCCACGCGCAAGGCCGACGAAAGCGCCGCTGCATGA
- a CDS encoding DUF4166 domain-containing protein — protein MSATPLIQQALGPAWAHLGDVIRRHYAMTPLSAEHVCVRGAMHEVHHAPWAALLMPFGRLVGALVPHTGTDVPIEVHYRCRADDPHLYWDRIFHFAGRAPFHFRSHMEAAPSQGGEVIEFVRFGIGMRLAVSAEDGALVFRDKGYIWRLAGLRIPLPLGLFLGTAYVEERPDPSDPDHFTMKMLLRHRWFGDVFRYSGRFRLGSQ, from the coding sequence ATGAGCGCCACGCCGCTGATCCAACAAGCGCTCGGCCCCGCATGGGCGCACCTCGGCGACGTGATCCGACGGCACTACGCGATGACGCCGTTGTCGGCCGAGCATGTGTGCGTGCGCGGCGCCATGCACGAGGTGCACCACGCGCCGTGGGCCGCGCTGCTGATGCCCTTCGGCCGCCTCGTCGGCGCGCTGGTGCCGCACACCGGCACCGACGTGCCGATCGAGGTGCACTACCGCTGCCGCGCCGACGACCCGCACCTGTACTGGGACCGCATCTTTCACTTCGCGGGTCGTGCGCCCTTTCACTTCCGTTCGCACATGGAAGCCGCGCCTTCGCAAGGCGGCGAGGTGATCGAGTTCGTGCGCTTCGGCATCGGCATGCGGCTGGCGGTGAGCGCCGAAGACGGCGCACTGGTGTTCCGCGACAAGGGCTACATCTGGCGCCTTGCGGGGCTGCGCATTCCGCTGCCGCTGGGCCTCTTTCTCGGCACCGCCTATGTCGAGGAGCGGCCCGATCCGTCCGACCCCGACCACTTCACGATGAAGATGCTGCTGCGCCATCGCTGGTTTGGCGACGTGTTTCGCTACAGCGGCCGCTTCCGCCTCGGTTCACAATGA
- a CDS encoding DOPA 4,5-dioxygenase family protein has protein sequence MRRPENLYAQYHAHIYFAPDTLAQARELSERAGRELMVVVGRVHERLVGPHPHWSCQLAFDAAEFDEVIGWLDAHRNGLDVFVHGVTGDDFADHTTHAMWLGEESALDLRMFRR, from the coding sequence ATGCGCCGCCCCGAAAACCTCTACGCCCAGTACCACGCCCACATCTACTTCGCGCCCGACACGCTGGCGCAGGCGCGCGAACTCAGCGAGCGCGCCGGCCGCGAGCTGATGGTGGTGGTCGGCCGCGTGCACGAACGCCTCGTCGGCCCGCACCCGCACTGGAGCTGCCAGCTGGCCTTCGACGCCGCCGAGTTCGACGAGGTCATCGGCTGGCTGGACGCCCACCGCAATGGCCTCGATGTGTTCGTGCACGGCGTGACCGGCGACGACTTCGCGGACCACACGACGCATGCGATGTGGCTGGGCGAAGAGAGCGCGCTCGACCTGCGGATGTTCCGGCGCTAG